The following DNA comes from Pelotomaculum isophthalicicum JI.
AAACGGATCGGGGTGCCAAAATGGCCCCGTCCGTTTCCTCCCGGTAATGGATAGTAAAATTGCATGTTAGCCAAGGCAAGGCGTTACGGGTTTGCCTGCGTCGTAAAAGTCCACGTTATCGCATCGTTGGAAGCGCCGTTCGTACTATATATGCTTCCTGCCGGTATGGTCACCATATAATTTGTGCCGTATACCAGGCCCACGTAACCAACCGTTAGCTGATTACCGCTTGCAGTCCCGTAAAAAGTCTTTGATGTGCCGCCGGCGCTTAATATGATTTGTACACTTGAACTACTCTGGAGCGCGCAGTCAAAGGTTGCCGTAATCGTGCCGCTTATCGGCGCCCCGGTCCTGAGGTTATTGACCGGGCTGATCGTAAGAGTCTGGTCACTTACGTTTTTCGTCACACTTACGGGATTGTTTTGGTCATCAGTCAGGGTGATATTATTATAGCCCGGCCCCTGAATCACATTTTCGCTGAAGTTCACTGTAATCCCCGTATTCGCCGGCACGCCCGAGGCGTTGTTCACCGGGTTAGTGCTTGTAATTGCAGGCGACGTGGTGTCCAGCGTTGTAAAACTAAAACTATATGGTCGCACCGGCGGGCATATTCAATTTGTACGTTATGCCTTCATTCAGTGAAACGGAGGGCGTGACCACCAGTACATTCCCGCTGACGCTGCTACTGGTTGTCACAGGGTTATTGTGGTTATCCATCAACGTTATACCGTTAAAGTTGTTGCCTGCAGTAATGGTTCCACTGAAAGTGACTTTGATCACTTTGTTTAATACAACTCCCGTCGCGCCATCCGCCGGGTCGGACACCGGAGGCGCGGGATCTTCGAACACGGCACATATGGAAAAGTGCTGCACCGTGGCGGTTACCGTCCAGTTCACCGGATCAACGGTACTGTCCTGGTATTCCCAGTAGCCTGAGGATGTGTTGTAGTAGATCGCCACATTTTGTTTGCCCTGCGCTGCCTTTTTTAACGGTCAGTTACCCGGTGAGGGGCGCATTACGGAGCGCAGGGCTGACAGTGTACAGGAAGGTCACGCTGCGGGCCAGATCGCCCCTGTGCAAGGGCAGGTCGGGGTAAAAGTTTTTGTCGGGTGAAAGCTGGGCCATGCCGGATTGAACGGCGGTTACTATTTGTCTGTAGGCCCAGTGGTCGCTTGGGACGTCCGCCATGGTTTCATCTTTGGCGGAAAGTGCTCCGCCGGACAGTCTTAAGAGCACTGAAACTGCCTCGGCCCTGGTAATGGTGGCGTCGGGGCCGAAGGTGCGGGGTATCCTTGGAATAATCCGCTTTTGGCGGCGGCTTCGATCTCGCGAAAGGCCCAGTGTTCAGCGGTCACGTCGCTGAAGGTGGGGGTTGTTTGTTCTGCAAGGGGTATACTTTTGGCCAGTACGAGCACTTTGGCCAATTGGGCGCGGGTGACGTCTCCGGCAGGTTGAAAGGTGCCGTCGGGGTATCCTTTGAGTATTCCTTTGGCAACCAGGTAGTGAACGTACGGCCAGAGCGGGTTGTCTGACGCTACGTCGGTGAAGGCTGTCTTTTCAGCCTGCTGCTCTTTTTCGGGCGTGGTACCGGCGGGCGCTGCGGCGGCCATGGCTACCTGGCCGCAGGTTAGCAGTAGGGCCAGGCATATTCCAAAAAGAATCAGGGTCTTATTTTTTTTGCGTTTATTTGATCTGGAAGTCAATGGTGTAATCATCCTCTTCATCCTCTCTTATAGATATCATTTTCTAGCTTATATAATATTTATCGCTACTGACCGGTATAGAAGTACAGGTCATAGTCGCCTGTTATAGGATTGCCGTTGGTGTCGGTGACCGCGTCTCTTGGTATGAATAAGTGGTATTTGACCAGGGTTCCGGTCGGGGTTCCGTTTAACATGTGTGGTTTTGCTTGGTCAGTCTCTGATCCTCCGTTGCTGCTCGACATTCCAATTCTGAAGTTGGTCACGTCGTTGCCTTCTGTATCGCGTATAGGGTGTTGCCCTCTGGTGTAACTTAAGAAGCTGATTGCCGTTTCGTCGCTGATGGGTGTTTCGATTGTCAATAACAGGCTGTTACCGCTGATTAAAACATATTGTATGTTTACTGAACTGCCGTTTGCCGAAATGGTAAAGTCCGTTGAAGCGGGTACAGATGTGTCATCGAGTTGTTCGTTAAACAATAAGGTGATCAGGCTGCCACTGATGGTTGCACTTTGTAATTGAGGTGGTGTACCAGATATGTAGGTAAATCTGTCCCCCGCAACCAAGGAGCTATACCCGCCGGGATCGCAAACGTTTACGTCAACCGTGCCGCTGCCCGGCGGGGATACGGCAGTCATTGCTGTGTCTGTACCCAAGGTAAAGCCGGCTGCTGGAATGCTGCCGAAGAATACACCGGTGACCGTACTTAAGCCGGTGCCGGTGATTGTTATGGTTGTGCCGCCGGTGGCCGGGCCGCTGGAGGGGTTGATACTTGTCACTACAGGCGCGGGGGTGTTTTTGGTAAAGGTGGCCGTGGCAGGCGCGCTCCAGAGCCCGGTGCCGCTGTCGTATACAGCGGCCGTTACTGTAGTGGTCTGTGTTATGTTAAATGGTCCGTTGTAGAATATGCTTGTTATACCCGGCATTATCATGTTCAGATTATAATACACTGAACTGGTTACGGTACTGTTAGGGTTGTTAATACTTACTTCTTGTGATGTGGTAAATGTCCCGCCACTGGGGGTAATGGCAGGCTCAAGACGTGCCTGTGGTTGGACATAAGTAAACTGGTCACTTATGCTTGTGGCACTCCACCCTCCCGGGCCGTACACTGCAACATCCACTGTGCCGCTGCCCGCAGGCGATATCGCGATCATTGAGGTATCGCTTTCCAGTGTGAAATTGATCGCGGCAGTGCTGCCGAACTTGACCGCACTAACAGCACTTAGGCCTGTGCCGCTGATTGTTACCGTTGTACCGCCTGATGCCGGACCAGTAATAGGGCTTATACCGTTTATCACCGGCGCAAGGAGTGCAACCCTGTTCACGGTGACGGTGTATGTATTAGTAATGCCATCTAGGGCACGCACCAAAATATTTACGGTATTCGGTCCTTCGCTCAGGTTGATGGGACTGCTGGCACTACCGCTTGACACCTGCACCCCGTTTACGTAAACCGCAGCGTTGACTGTATCTAAAGCTGTGGGGGTTACGGTGATACTTGTGATGCTGATGTCGATGTCGGTGCTGTAGCTGGTTACGCTAGAACTGAAAACGGGACTTAAACTTTCTGTGCTTAAAACCAGGCTACTCAGGTCTGCACACGACCAAAAAGAACCTGATTCCAGTTCACGCCGTCGGCCGATGTCAAAATCGGACCCCCCACGGCTACAATAGTGCCGTTGCCGTAACTCAATGCCCAATAGAACCAAAACTCCCCACAGCCGCAAACGTACCGTTACCATAACTCACCGCAAAAAAGCCATTTAAAGTGCCCGATGTCTGGATAGTCCAGTTCGTGCCGTTACAGTTCACGCTATCGGTCGAGGTCAATATTGTACCATTAGACCCCACAGCAACAAATATACCGTTGCCATAGCTCACGCTATTAAGTCGATTCCCTTGAGGTAAAGGGTTTCTCCAGGCCCATTGGTCAAGCGGGTCGGCCATAGCGGTAGAGCACATGGTTCCTGTCAGCAGGGCTATTGCAACTACTAGATAGTAAATCCATTTTTTAATGTACACCATTTCTTCTAACCCCTTATTTAACGTAATTAACTTCAATGATATGAGATATATCGTTACCGACCTGTATAAAAGTATAGATTAATGTCTTCCGACAGGGGACTGCCGGATGTGTCAGTAACCGCGTCTTTTGGTATGAACAGGTGGTTTTCCTTCTTTTAATCACCCTAATACCATTTCTTTACTAGAAATAACACACTTGAGCTTACAATGGGACAAATGGGGCGGGACTCACCGGACCCGCAAGCTAGATACCCATCAGAAGGACCCATGCACGGGGGTAAAAGAAAAAGAGCCTTGTGGCTCTGACGATTCATAAATACTTTATAAAAACCCCTTGGCTTATACACATCTAATGCGTATAATATATTCAAGAGGTGGACACAATGAAATAAACGAAGTCACGGCAAAGGCAATCCTCAAGCGAGCGGGGCTGAACTAAACCCCGCCTCACAAGAAATGGAGTGATAAAGAAATGAAAACTGCGTACCCTATCGTATTGACACCCACAGAAAAAATGTATGCCGTAACAGTCCCCGATTTGGCCATATCCACCCAAGGCGCTGATGTTGTGGAAGCGATGTATATGGCCCGTGACGCTATCGGAATGTGGATATGCTACGAACAGGACGAAGGCAGGCCAATTCCCGCGCCAAGCGATATAGCGGACGTGGAAACAAAGCCGGGCGAAATAAAAACCCTCGTGGATATTGATGTCGATGAGTATCGAAAGGCCCACGACAACCGCACTATTCGCAAAAATCTCACCTTGCCAAGCTGGTTAAACGAACGCGCGGAAAAGGCGGGAGTAAATTTCTCCCAGGTCCTTCAAGAAGGGTTGAAAAGCCGCCTTGGTATAAAGAAGCAACCATAACGGCTGTTTTACATTTTGACTTATGGTAATAGGGAATTTATAAGTCAAGGAAGGAACTAACTATTTATTCCAATGTTGCCACTGGAAAGCATCAACACCGTGGGGTATAATATCACCAGGGGGTGATTACATGAAAAAGGTAGAAGTTTTTTGCGTAATTGAAAAAGCTGATGGTGAATACCTTGCTTACTGTGACGAATTGCGGGCTACAGCAAGCGGTGACACAGAAGAAGAAGCATTAAATAATCTAAAAGCTGCCATAAAAGAATTAATCGATTACCAAGGACCACAAATCTTTGCCCCGAACAAAAAACGGATTCTGGTGGAGGTGGTCTGATATAGCCAATCTTCCCCAACTTACTTATAAAGAGCTTCTATCAACGCTTAAACACTTTGGCCATATTTTACGCGGTGAGGGTTCACCAATTATCATCGGCATCAGCCGAAAAGGGAACTCTTTTACAGTACACCACCACCAAAGTCGAAAAGTTACCCCCAGCAAGTTAGCCAAGATTTTAAAACACCTGGATGTGACACAGGCCGAATTTCTTGAATGGTATAAGAATTAAATCGGTTTCCGGCGGCTATTACGTATGCGCGCGTGCGCATTATTCCTTCGCAGTGGTTGATTAGCATGATTATAAACGGAACCGCCTTCTCCTGGCGAGAAGGCGGTCCCTCATATTTTAAGGCCGCGCACCTGCCTTTGAATATTAGTTTCCGGGCGATACACCCGCAGGTAGCTCGGACCAGGCGACCTCACGGCACCCGGAGTATTTCTCTTAGTGCTGCTTCCGTCAGGACCTGACACGGTTCAAGAAGCTCCGTCGCGTGAGACCCGATCGTCCACACCCCTTGCAAATGCCGGACCCCACAAGCTAAACCCTCGGGCAGGAATTCAACCCCGCTGCAGCGGATTGCGGGTATAGGGCACCGCTACCTCCCCGTCTAGCACGGCCAAAGTCTTCCCTTTTCATCCAGCGCGGCGCCGGCCACCCTGCCTGACTGCCGCCTGTAGATACCGGACAATAAAATGGCGGAGAGAGTGAGATTCGAACTCACGAGACGGTTACCCGTCCACACGCTCTCCAGGCGTGCGCCTTCATCCACTCGGCCATCTCTCCGTGCACTACTCAGGGATTACTATTAATGATTAACTTGCGTAAATAACAATCCATAAGAACACAAACCACGTTAAATAATTATACACGTATTTATTATTCACTGCAAGTATTTTTCCCGCCTGCCGCCACCCGGCAAGCCTTACAGGCCATCCGCCACGAACGTTACTGATTAAAGGCGAATAATATAGTTTAACAGAAATTACCTTAATATATGGAGGGTTCAAATCATGACATTTTTTATGACCCCGCCGGGCCGCCACCAGTTGCCGCCGCTTCCTTATCTTTACAACGCCCTTGAACCGGTGATCAGCTCCGCCACCTTGCGATTTCACCACGACCACCATCACAAATCATACGTTGACGACTCAAACAAAGCTGAGCTTAAGCTCGTGGAAGCGCGCCAAAAGAAAGACTTCGCATTAGTC
Coding sequences within:
- a CDS encoding Ig-like domain-containing protein, whose translation is MAIYYNTSSGYWEYQDSTVDPVNWTVTATVQHFSICAVFEDPAPPVSDPADGATGVVLNKVIKVTFSGTITAGNNFNGITLMDNHNNPVTTSSSVSGNVLVVTPSVSLNEGITYKLNMPAGATI
- a CDS encoding S-layer homology domain-containing protein → MLLRLSGGALSAKDETMADVPSDHWAYRQIVTAVQSGMAQLSPDKNFYPDLPLHRGDLARSVTFLYTVSPALRNAPLTG
- a CDS encoding Ig-like domain-containing protein: MRPYSFSFTTLDTTSPAITSTNPVNNASGVPANTGITVNFSENVIQGPGYNNITLTDDQNNPVSVTKNVSDQTLTISPVNNLRTGAPISGTITATFDCALQSSSSVQIILSAGGTSKTFYGTASGNQLTVGYVGLVYGTNYMVTIPAGSIYSTNGASNDAITWTFTTQANP
- a CDS encoding IPT/TIG domain-containing protein gives rise to the protein MGIELRQRHYCSRGGSDFDIGRRRELESGSFWSCADLSSLVLSTESLSPVFSSSVTSYSTDIDISITSITVTPTALDTVNAAVYVNGVQVSSGSASSPINLSEGPNTVNILVRALDGITNTYTVTVNRVALLAPVINGISPITGPASGGTTVTISGTGLSAVSAVKFGSTAAINFTLESDTSMIAISPAGSGTVDVAVYGPGGWSATSISDQFTYVQPQARLEPAITPSGGTFTTSQEVSINNPNSTVTSSVYYNLNMIMPGITSIFYNGPFNITQTTTVTAAVYDSGTGLWSAPATATFTKNTPAPVVTSINPSSGPATGGTTITITGTGLSTVTGVFFGSIPAAGFTLGTDTAMTAVSPPGSGTVDVNVCDPGGYSSLVAGDRFTYISGTPPQLQSATISGSLITLLFNEQLDDTSVPASTDFTISANGSSVNIQYVLISGNSLLLTIETPISDETAISFLSYTRGQHPIRDTEGNDVTNFRIGMSSSNGGSETDQAKPHMLNGTPTGTLVKYHLFIPRDAVTDTNGNPITGDYDLYFYTGQ
- a CDS encoding S-layer homology domain-containing protein, yielding MITPLTSRSNKRKKNKTLILFGICLALLLTCGQVAMAAAAPAGTTPEKEQQAEKTAFTDVASDNPLWPYVHYLVAKGILKGYPDGTFQPAGDVTRAQLAKVLVLAKSIPLAEQTTPTFSDVTAEHWAFREIEAAAKSGLFQGYPAPSAPTPPLPGPRQFQCS
- a CDS encoding type II toxin-antitoxin system HicB family antitoxin, coding for MKTAYPIVLTPTEKMYAVTVPDLAISTQGADVVEAMYMARDAIGMWICYEQDEGRPIPAPSDIADVETKPGEIKTLVDIDVDEYRKAHDNRTIRKNLTLPSWLNERAEKAGVNFSQVLQEGLKSRLGIKKQP
- a CDS encoding type II toxin-antitoxin system HicB family antitoxin, with the protein product MKKVEVFCVIEKADGEYLAYCDELRATASGDTEEEALNNLKAAIKELIDYQGPQIFAPNKKRILVEVV